In Halogranum gelatinilyticum, the DNA window ATGATCTTCTCTTCGGCCTTGCGGGGGTCGGAGAGGACGTCGGGGTCGGGGCGGACCGTGATTCGTTTGCGGAGCTTGCTCGCGAGCTTCCGAATGAGGTCGCCGTTACGGGCGAACTCCTTCGGATGTCGTGTGTAGACGACGAGTTCGGGTCCTTCGTACTTGACGTCGGACACCGTGATATCGCTCGGTAGTTCGCTCTCAATCTCTGCTTTCAGTTGGTCGAGTTGCTTGTCTACGGAACTCATAGGTCGAAATTTCCCGTCCGTTCACTCGGTGGCGGGGTCGGGTTCCTGCTGGCTCGAACGGAGTCGGGAGACCCGCGTGGGTCCGTCGATGTCGTGACCGGCCGTTCGGGACAGCATAGTGAATCCAATACGGTGGATTAGGTGCTCAACTGCGGGAAGAGGCAGTGAAAACCCGCTTATTCGGCAGTATACCCCCGTTATTATAAAAGCCTTCGCAAAAGGCAAGGACGCTGAGGCGATTGGGGACGTATGGACATCACCCCGGAAACAGTCGCTGCCGAGTACGAGTGGCTGCTCGACCGCGCTCCCGTCGTCGTCGAACTCATCAACGAGACCCGCGGCCGACTCGGCGAGTTGTTCGAGACCGAGGTCGACGAGGTGACCGAAGCACAGTTCCGCGAGGAAGTCGACGAGGTGTTCGCCGACGGGGAGGTCGCCGTCAACGTCGCCGCTTACGTCGGTCTCCTGCGGGACCTCGACGTCGCTGGCGACTATCCCGGCTTCGTCGTCGACGAGATCCTCGGCCGGGAGTTGGCGGCGACCGTCGCGGGCGGTCAGCCGCTCGCGCTGCTCGCGCAGGCAACGTTCCACTTCGCGGACGTCCACACCCACGGCGACGCCGACGAGGCCGCCGGTGCCGACGACCTCGACGCCGCACTCGCGGCGGGCTTCCAGACGCGGCTCCCCGGCTGGTCGTGGCGCGAGACGGAGAGTCCGTTCAGCGTCGCCAGCGAGTGAGTCGTCTCCGCGACGGCTGCGGACCCGCCTCGGCCTCGGCCGTGGCCGGTTCGGCCGACTCGACGACCTCGGCCCTCGTCTTGGTCTCTCTCCCGTCCACTGGTAGCTCAGTCGAGTCGAGTGTCGCCAGCCGTTCGGAGACGTGCTCGTCGCCCGCAGAGCACGGCGTCACCCGCCGGAGGTCGTCGTCGACGTATTCGGCCAACAGGACCGGTGGCAGCTGTTCGACCGTGACCTCCGGACCCATCCGGCCGACGCCGACGGTCGCACGCTCACCGAGACCGAGCACGGTACAGCCGTTCTCCGTCGCCCACTGTTTGAACGCGGCGACGCGCTCGCGGGCGAGCTGGTCCTCGACACACTGGAGGCGGTCGCTCGACACGTCGAGTTCGTGGCCCCAGTGGTAGACGACGTACGCGTCGACCTCGCCCGCGGCTTCCAGTCGTTCGAGATGCGCGACCAACGGCTCGTACTCGGCATCGTCGGGCGCGTTCACCCACAGTTCAACCCTCGTTTCCCCCTCTGGTGTCTGTGTCATTACTCTCCACCGAGTAAAGAGACGCGCCGCGTGGACATCTATCCGTACGGTAGCTCTCAGCCGGCGTGACTGTCGACGACAGCAGACGACGCCCGGAGACCGATTCGCATACCTTCGGGGTCTTTAAGAGTTCCGTGGGGAAAGGTTGCGGCAATGAGCGACGACCAGGAACTCGGGATAACCGAGTCGAAGCAGTACAACACCGGCGAATGGTACGCCGAAGTGGTCCAGAAGGCTGGCCTCGCCAACTACGCCCCCGACGGCATGAGCGGCTTCATCATTACCCGCCCCCGCGGCTACGCCCTCTGGGAAGGCATCCAGAACTATCTGGACTCGGAGTTCAAGGCGACGGACGTCCAGAACGCCTACTTCCCGATGTTCATCCCTGAGAGCTACCTCGAACGGGAGAAGGACATCGTCGAAGGCTTCGACCCCGAGGTCGCCTGGGTCACCCACGGCGGTAACCAAGAACTGGAGGAGCGACTCGCCGTCCGCCCGACCAGCGAGTCCATCATCGCGCCGTACATGGCCCAGTGGGTCCGCAGCCACCGTGACCTTCCCCTCCGAGTGAACCAGTGGTGCTCGGTCGTGCGGTGGGAGGCGACGGACACGAAGCCGTTCTTCCGGACGAAGGAGTTCCTCTGGCAGGAGGGCCACACGGCCCACCGGACGCGCGACGACGCATTCGAGGAGACGATGACGCGGCTCGGCCAGTACCGCTCGCTGTACGAGGACGTGCTGGCGATGCCGGTCATGCGCGGCAAGAAGCCCGAACACGACAAGTTCCCCGGTGCGGACACGACGACGACCGTCGAGGCACTGATGCCCGACGGCAAGTCCGTCCAGGCCGGCACGAGCCACTATCTCGGAACCTCCTTCGCGGCCGCGTTCGACATCACCTTCTCCGACGAGGACGAGGAGGAACAGCCGGCCCACACCACGTCGTGGGGGCTGTCGTGGCGCTCGCTCGGCGCGCTCATCATGACGCACTCCGACGACCAGGGACTCGTCGTCCCGCCGACCATCGCGCCCGAGCAGGTCGTCATCGTCCCGATTTACCAGGAGGACACCGAGGAGAAGGTGCTCGACTACGCCGAAGAGCTCCGCGACGACCTCGCGGAGGCGGGCGTCCGCGTCGAACTCGACGACCGCGACGAGCGCAACCCCGGCTTCAAGTTCAACGAGTGGGAGCTGAAGGGCGTCCCCGTCCGCTTCGAGATCGGCCCGTACGAGGTCGACGACGATGAAGTCACCGTGGTTCACCGTCCCGACGGCGAGGAGTCGGTCGAGGCCCGCGACGAGGTCGTCGACAGCATCGAGGACCACTTCGACGAGGTCTACGCGAAGCTCTACGCCAAGGCGGAGGAGAACCTCGCGGAGAACGTCCGTGACGCCGAGGACAGAGCAGGTATCCTCGGCACCATCGGCCAGCACGGTGGCTACGTCCGCACGCCGTGGTGTGGCAAAGAGGAGTGCGAGGAGGAGATCAAGGAGACCATCTCCGCGGAGATCGTGATGGTCCCGTTCGAGGACGACGAAGAGCGTCACCACCCCGACGTCGCCGAGGGCTGTGAGTGCGCTATCTGCGACGACGAGGCGACGGAGACGGCCTTCTTCGCGAAGTCGTACTGACCCGTCCGGTCGAAATCCTCGTTTCGCCGCCTCGTCAGGTCGGTCGCGTGTCAGCCGAGGCGAATATTCTACGGTAGACTGTAATGGTCTATCCTTTCGATACAATCTCTTAATATTCCCTAATATGACATTATTACGCCCTTATCCTATCAGGGACACGCTGATAAGTGGGAAGTCCTAGCTACTCCGTATGACCAAGCCACACATAGACACCCATGTCGGACTCGCAGATCCGACCGACGAACGGTCCAACTGTGGGGTAGGTGCCGTCATCGACCTCGACGGCGGCGCGTCCCACGAGACCGTTGCAGACGGCCTCTCGCTCCTGAAGAACCTCGAACACCGTGGCACCACCGGTGCAGAGGAGAACACAGGCGACGGGGCAGGCATCCTGATTCAGCGTCCCGACAGCTTCTTCGAGAGCGTCGTCGACGCCGAACTTCCCGAGACGTACGCCGTCGGCAGCATATTCATGCCGACCCAGGAAGAGGCCCACGAGGCCGTCGCCGACGTCTTCGAGGCCGCCCTCGCCGACCACGGTCTCGACGTCTTCCACTGGCGCGACGTCCCGACCGACAACAGCGAACTGGGCCAGACCGCCCTCGACTCCGAACCTGACGTCTATCAGGTCTTCGTCGCACCGACTGACGACACCACCACCACCGACGAGTTCGACAAAGCACTCTACGTCGCCCGCCGCGCCGCCGAGAACGCGGTCGACGACGCCGGGATTCCGAACTCGGGTCGCTTCTACGTCTGCTCGCTGCACCGCAAGACGCTGGTCTACAAGGGCCTGCTCAAGGGCGAGCAGCTGCCGACCTACTTCCCGGACCTGACCGACGAGCGGCTGGAGACGACGCTGACGCTCGTCCACGAGCGGTTCTCGACGAACACGCTCGGCGCGTGGCATCTCGCCCATCCGTACCGCAACATCGTCCACAACGGCGAGATCAACACCATCCGCGGCAACGTCAATTGGATGCGCGCCCGCGAGACGGACCTCGCGCCGACCGACGACTCGCCGCTGACCGAGGCTGATTTGGAGGCTATCAAGCCCGTCACGGTCGCCGACCAGTCGGACACCGCCTCCGTCGACAACGCGGTCGAACTCCTGCTCCAGTCGGGGCGGGAACTCCCGCACGTCCTCCGGATGCTCATCCCCGAGGCGTTCGAGGGCGACGACTCGATGGACGCAAAGCGGAAAGACTGGTACGACTACCACGCCAGCCTCGTCGAGCCGTGGGACGGTCCCGCGCTCGTCGCGGCGACCGACGGCGACCGCGTCGCGGCCGTCCTCGACCGTAACGGGCTGCGGCCGTGTCGCTACGACGTGACGACCGACAACCGCCTCATCATGGCAAGCGAGGCCGGCGCGCTCGATACCGACCCCTCGGAGATCGAAGAGCGCGGTCGCCTCCAGCCCGGTGAGATCTTCATGGCCGACCCCGAGAAGGGTCGCGTCATCCCCGACGAGGAGGTCTTCGACGGCCTCGTCGACAACAAGTACACCGAGTGGGTGAACCAGGAACAACAGCAGCTCGACGACCTGGTCGACACCGACGACTACGCCACCCGTGGCCGCGTCGACACGCTCCGTGCGCACCAGGCCGCCTTCGGCTACACGCACGACCAACTCAACCATCTCATCGAACCGATGGCCAAGCAGGGCAAGGACCCCGTCGGCTCGATGGGTGACGACACGCCGCTGTCGGTCCTCTCGGACTTCAACCGGCCGCTGTTTACCTACTTCAAGCAGCTGTTCGCGCAGGTGACGAACCCGCCGCTGGACTACATCCGCGAGGAACTCGTCACCTCCCTCGAATCCCGGCTCGGCCACCAGCGAAACCTGCTGGACGAGACGGCCGAACACGCCCGTCAGCTCGTCCTCGACTCGCCCGTCCTCACGGACGCACAGGCCGAGGGCATCAGAGCGATGGACGGCGACATCTCGTCGACCGTCGTCGACATGACCTACGAGCAGGGCACGACACTCGAGGACGCCATCGAGGACCTCCGCGTGGACGCGAAGGAAGCAATCGAGAACGGCGCGGACGTCGTCGTCCTCTCGGACCGCGACATCGGCGAGGACCGCGTCGCCATCCCGAGTCTGCTCGCGACCGGCGCGGTCCACCACAGCCTCGTTCGCAACGGCCTGCGCAACCACGCCGGACTCGTCCTCGAATCCGGCGACCCCCGCGAGGTCCACCACGTCGCGACCCTCGTCGGCTACGGTGCCGACGCGATCAACCCCTACCTCGCCTACCAGACCATCGAGGACATCGTCGCCGGTCCCGACGGGGCCGACGAGGAGGAGGCCATCGGGGCCTACAAGAAGGCGCTCGAAGACGGCCTGCTGAAGACGATGGCCAAGATGGGAATCTCGACGGTCGAAAGTTATCAAGGAGCCCAGATCTTCGAGGCGGTCGGACTGGACTCCGGTCTCGTTCAGGAGTATTTCGAGGGAACGGAGATCCGGACGGAGGGGATCGGTCTCCCCGAGATCGAAGACGACCTCCTGACGCGGCATATGGTCGGATTCGGGAGCGAGGAGGACCCGACGCTCGAACGGCAGGGCGAGTTCGAGAACCGTTCGGATGGGATTCGCCACCAGTGGAACCCGAAGACGGTCGGGACGCTCCAGCAGGCAGTGCGGTCGGGTAGCTACGAGAAGTACCAGGAGTTCGCCGACCTCATCAACGACCAGACCGAGGAGCTGCAGTCGCTCCGCGGCCTGCTCGAACTCCAGAGCGACCGCGACCCCGTCGACATCGACGAGGTCGAACCCGTCTCCGACATCGTCGAGCGCTTCTCGACGGCTGCGATGAGTCTCGGGAGCCTCTCGCCCGAGGCCCACGAGAACAACTCCATCGCGATGAACCGCATCGGTGGCAAGTCCAACTCCGGTGAGGGTGGCGAGCCGCCGGAACGCTTCGGCACGGAGAAGGAGTGTACCGTCAAGCAGGTCGCTTCCGGCCGCTTCGGCGTCACGTCGCACTATCTCTCGTCGGCCGAGGAGATTCAGATCAAGATGGCGCAGGGGTCGAAGCCCGGTGAGGGTGGCCATCTGCCCGGCAAGAAGGTCAACGAGATGATCGCGCACGTCCGCTACTCGACGCCGGGTGTAGGGCTCATCTCGCCGCCGCCGCTGCACGACATCTACTCCATCGAGGACCTGAAGCAGCTCATCCACGACCTGAAGACCGCGAGCCCGGACGCCGACATCAACGTCAAGCTCGTCTCGGAGGCCGGCATCGGCACCATCGCCGCCGGTGTCGCCAAGGCCAACGCCGACGTGGTCCACATCTCGGGCTACGACGGCGGCACGGGTGCCTCGCCGAAGACGTCCATCAAGAACGCGGGTCTCCCGTGGGAGCTCGGCCTCGCCGAGGCGAACCAGATGCTCCGCGCGACGAACCTCCGCGACCGCATCCGCGTGACCGCGGACGGCGGGATGAAGACGGGCCGCGACATCGCCGTCGCCGCCCTGCTCGGTGCCGAGGAGTACGTCTTCGGGACGGCCTCGCTCGTCACCTCGGGCTGCGTGATGGCCCGGCAGTGCCACGAGAACACCTGTCCGGTCGGCGTGGCGACGCAGGACGAGAACCTGCGCAACCGCTTCCCCGGCCAGCCGGACCACGTCATCAACTACATGACGTTCATGGCCCAGGAGCTCCGCGAGATCATGGCCGAACTCGGCTACACCTCGGTCGAGGAGATGATCGGCCGCCCCGAGCATCTCAGCCAGCGTGAGACGGACCACCCGAAGGCGAAGCATCTCGACCTCTCGGACGTCATCGCCCAGCCCGCGGGTGACTCGCGCACCAAGACGAGCGAACAGGGCCACAGCGACCTGGAGACGCAGCTGGACCACGACCTCATTGAGGCGGCCGAAGACGCCCTCGACCACGGCGAGCCGGTCCACATCCAGGAATCGATTTCGAACGTCGACCGCGCGGTCGGCGCGATGCTCTCGAACCGCATCTCGAAGCAGTACGGCGGTGAGGGACTCGCGGACGACACCATCAGCGTCGACTTCGACGGTATCGCAGGCCAGTCGTTCGGCGCGTTCCTCGCACGCGGCGTGACGATGAACCTCACCGGTGCCTCGAACGACTACGTCGGCAAGGGGCTCTCGGGTGGCAAGGTCATCGTCCAGACGCCGCCGACGGCCAACTACGCCGCCGACGAGAACATCCTCATCGGCAACGTCGCACTCTACGGCGCGACGCAGGGCGAGGCCTACATCAACGGCGTCGCTGGCGAACGCTTCGCCGTCCGCAACTCGGGCGTCAAGGCGGTCGTCGAAGGCGTCGGCGACCACGGCTGTGAGTACATGACCGGCGGCGTCGTCGCCGTCCTCGGCGACACGGGCAAGAACTTCGCCGCGGGGATGTCCGGCGGCGTGGCCTACGTCTACGACCCGGATGGCGACTTCCACGAGCGCGCCAACACCGGGATGGTAACGCTCCACGATGAGCTGTCCGAAAAGGACGAGGCGATGCTGCACCGGCTCGTACAGAACCACGCCGAGTACACCGACAGCGACCGTGCGACCGCGCTGCTCGACGACTGGACGGGCGAGGTCGGCAACTTCGTGAAGATCATGCCCGATGCCTACGCGCGAGTCCTCGAAGAGGAGGACCGCGAGGACGTCCGCGACGTGCTCCCCGAGGCCGCCAGTGCCGTCGACGGCGCGCGGGTGAAGGGTGAAGCCGTGTCGAGCGACGACTAGTCCGCGACACCTGCCAAGCGCACGTCTCGGCGTGCGCGACGCCACAGTCGCGGACGTGTGACGACTAACTCACGGCACCCGACGAGCACGCGTCTCGTCGCGTGCGACCGACTCTTTTCGCGTCGTCCGGCTGAACGACCGAAATCGTTACCCTGCGACCACCCCCACACAGGGCCATGTCTGACTGGATCGGCGACAGCTTCACCAGCGACGTCGGCTGGGACCATCTCGAAACCCTCGTCGACATCGGCAACCGGATGGCTGGCTCGCCCGGCGAGCGCGAGGCCTTAGAGGAGACACGCGACGCGCTGTCGGCTGTCGGCGCGCGCAACGCCCGTATCGACCCGTTCGACATCCAAGGCTGGGAGCGCGGCAACAGCGCGCTCTACGCGGGCGAGACGACACAGGACTGCATCGCGCTCCCACGTAGCCCTGCCGAGACCGTCGAAGCCGACCTCGTCGACGTGGGCCACGGCCTGCCCGAGGAGTTCGAGGAAACCGACGTCGCGGGGAAGGTCGTCGTCGTCTCGTCGAGTGTTCCAAGTCACTACCCGCGCGGTGTCCACCGTCGCGAGAAGTACTACTACGCCGTCGAACACGGAGCCGTGGGCTTCGTCTTCGCCAACAACGCCGCGGGTGGCCTGCCCATCACCGGCAGCGTCGGCACCGCCGAGGCTCCTATCGGCGACATCCCCGCCGTCGGCGTGAGCAAGGAGGTCGGCGACCGCCTGAAGCGTCGCTTCGAGGGCGAACCGGTCGCCATCGAGGTCAGCTGCGAGACGCCGCAGGCGACGAGCGGCAACGTCCACGCCGAACTCGGTCCGGACACGGACGAGGAGATTCTCGTGACGGGCCACGCCGACGCCCACGACATCTGTGAGGGTGCGACCGACAACGGGACCGGGACGGCCACCGTGATCGAACTGGCCCGCGCGCTCGCCGACCGCGAGGACGAACTGTCGACGAAGGTGCGGTTCGTCTGCTTCGGCTCGGAGGAGGTCG includes these proteins:
- a CDS encoding HTH domain-containing protein, with translation MTQTPEGETRVELWVNAPDDAEYEPLVAHLERLEAAGEVDAYVVYHWGHELDVSSDRLQCVEDQLARERVAAFKQWATENGCTVLGLGERATVGVGRMGPEVTVEQLPPVLLAEYVDDDLRRVTPCSAGDEHVSERLATLDSTELPVDGRETKTRAEVVESAEPATAEAEAGPQPSRRRLTRWRR
- the proS gene encoding proline--tRNA ligase; this encodes MSDDQELGITESKQYNTGEWYAEVVQKAGLANYAPDGMSGFIITRPRGYALWEGIQNYLDSEFKATDVQNAYFPMFIPESYLEREKDIVEGFDPEVAWVTHGGNQELEERLAVRPTSESIIAPYMAQWVRSHRDLPLRVNQWCSVVRWEATDTKPFFRTKEFLWQEGHTAHRTRDDAFEETMTRLGQYRSLYEDVLAMPVMRGKKPEHDKFPGADTTTTVEALMPDGKSVQAGTSHYLGTSFAAAFDITFSDEDEEEQPAHTTSWGLSWRSLGALIMTHSDDQGLVVPPTIAPEQVVIVPIYQEDTEEKVLDYAEELRDDLAEAGVRVELDDRDERNPGFKFNEWELKGVPVRFEIGPYEVDDDEVTVVHRPDGEESVEARDEVVDSIEDHFDEVYAKLYAKAEENLAENVRDAEDRAGILGTIGQHGGYVRTPWCGKEECEEEIKETISAEIVMVPFEDDEERHHPDVAEGCECAICDDEATETAFFAKSY
- the gltB gene encoding glutamate synthase large subunit encodes the protein MTKPHIDTHVGLADPTDERSNCGVGAVIDLDGGASHETVADGLSLLKNLEHRGTTGAEENTGDGAGILIQRPDSFFESVVDAELPETYAVGSIFMPTQEEAHEAVADVFEAALADHGLDVFHWRDVPTDNSELGQTALDSEPDVYQVFVAPTDDTTTTDEFDKALYVARRAAENAVDDAGIPNSGRFYVCSLHRKTLVYKGLLKGEQLPTYFPDLTDERLETTLTLVHERFSTNTLGAWHLAHPYRNIVHNGEINTIRGNVNWMRARETDLAPTDDSPLTEADLEAIKPVTVADQSDTASVDNAVELLLQSGRELPHVLRMLIPEAFEGDDSMDAKRKDWYDYHASLVEPWDGPALVAATDGDRVAAVLDRNGLRPCRYDVTTDNRLIMASEAGALDTDPSEIEERGRLQPGEIFMADPEKGRVIPDEEVFDGLVDNKYTEWVNQEQQQLDDLVDTDDYATRGRVDTLRAHQAAFGYTHDQLNHLIEPMAKQGKDPVGSMGDDTPLSVLSDFNRPLFTYFKQLFAQVTNPPLDYIREELVTSLESRLGHQRNLLDETAEHARQLVLDSPVLTDAQAEGIRAMDGDISSTVVDMTYEQGTTLEDAIEDLRVDAKEAIENGADVVVLSDRDIGEDRVAIPSLLATGAVHHSLVRNGLRNHAGLVLESGDPREVHHVATLVGYGADAINPYLAYQTIEDIVAGPDGADEEEAIGAYKKALEDGLLKTMAKMGISTVESYQGAQIFEAVGLDSGLVQEYFEGTEIRTEGIGLPEIEDDLLTRHMVGFGSEEDPTLERQGEFENRSDGIRHQWNPKTVGTLQQAVRSGSYEKYQEFADLINDQTEELQSLRGLLELQSDRDPVDIDEVEPVSDIVERFSTAAMSLGSLSPEAHENNSIAMNRIGGKSNSGEGGEPPERFGTEKECTVKQVASGRFGVTSHYLSSAEEIQIKMAQGSKPGEGGHLPGKKVNEMIAHVRYSTPGVGLISPPPLHDIYSIEDLKQLIHDLKTASPDADINVKLVSEAGIGTIAAGVAKANADVVHISGYDGGTGASPKTSIKNAGLPWELGLAEANQMLRATNLRDRIRVTADGGMKTGRDIAVAALLGAEEYVFGTASLVTSGCVMARQCHENTCPVGVATQDENLRNRFPGQPDHVINYMTFMAQELREIMAELGYTSVEEMIGRPEHLSQRETDHPKAKHLDLSDVIAQPAGDSRTKTSEQGHSDLETQLDHDLIEAAEDALDHGEPVHIQESISNVDRAVGAMLSNRISKQYGGEGLADDTISVDFDGIAGQSFGAFLARGVTMNLTGASNDYVGKGLSGGKVIVQTPPTANYAADENILIGNVALYGATQGEAYINGVAGERFAVRNSGVKAVVEGVGDHGCEYMTGGVVAVLGDTGKNFAAGMSGGVAYVYDPDGDFHERANTGMVTLHDELSEKDEAMLHRLVQNHAEYTDSDRATALLDDWTGEVGNFVKIMPDAYARVLEEEDREDVRDVLPEAASAVDGARVKGEAVSSDD
- a CDS encoding M28 family peptidase, with translation MSDWIGDSFTSDVGWDHLETLVDIGNRMAGSPGEREALEETRDALSAVGARNARIDPFDIQGWERGNSALYAGETTQDCIALPRSPAETVEADLVDVGHGLPEEFEETDVAGKVVVVSSSVPSHYPRGVHRREKYYYAVEHGAVGFVFANNAAGGLPITGSVGTAEAPIGDIPAVGVSKEVGDRLKRRFEGEPVAIEVSCETPQATSGNVHAELGPDTDEEILVTGHADAHDICEGATDNGTGTATVIELARALADREDELSTKVRFVCFGSEEVGLVGSEHESERVDRDAVKAVVNVDCTVRGRTLKFDTHGFDALETAAETVADRLGQPVTTNPKLVPHSDHWPFVQWGVPGYMVSAEKEGRGRGWAHTPADTLDKLEKRTFREQAIVLTELVVELAGEDVETTHKSAEEMAATLEDEDLAEGMRVTGDWPY